In the genome of Ignavibacteriales bacterium, one region contains:
- a CDS encoding cache domain-containing protein encodes MKTSVNNVSRRMITGNVFPWISLLLIMVLNSAIYPSPDSSSISTKQKLLNLVEQEEPKQKTTVQETPVTVENSAVNNSKNTATVETVTTKTSSTPTEIKSINNNQNVKPDVTNTLSTSESGFFESNWLILAVVIVLFVIIYLKRDDVMKTKFKSFKNWNIAAKIIAVAVVAISLVASMVIIFLLPAFSEQKYNDKIDATKKIVESAYSIMVDYDSKVSTGELTRDEAQSQAMSRIKSMRYGNNDYFWINDLGPKMIMHPFKPELDGKDLSGNKDPNGKHLFVEFVKVCQADGEGAVDYMWPKPGVTQPVPKISYVKLYKPWGWIVGSGIYIEDVEAAIADVESTVKTGLILSLVLSVLIAFIMGGLIARPLKKIVKDADQIAEGNFDVHINTFNSLDEIGKLSHSLKKMTDKVLDKAFWYEQILDAIPFPVSVTDTQMNWTFVNKSTENILNKRRQEIVGQNCSNWGADICNTDKCGIECLKKGKKTTYFQNSSLNLEFKVDTAFLKNSKGENIGHIEVVQDISAVKEQEKYLAESTNRMLNAMDRFANGDLSVRLEIKNEDEIGKVFKGFNSLVENVGAIIEQVTQAVQATASASTQISSSTEEMAAGAQEQSAQAGEVASAVEQMTKTILETTKNASSASEASKNAGLIAKEGGSVVNQTIQGINRIAEVVKQSADTVQQLGKSSDQIGEIIQVIDDIADQTNLLALNAAIEAARAGEQGRGFAVVADEVRKLAERTTKATKEIALMIKQIQKDTSGAVESMNQGTLEVEKGKELANKAGDSLKQIITGAESVVDIVSQVAAASEEQSSAAEQISKNIESISAVTQESAQGVQQIARAAEDLNRLTNNLEELVAKFKIQENNQQNKFSVKGNGRLIYS; translated from the coding sequence ATGAAAACTTCAGTCAATAACGTCAGCAGGAGAATGATAACCGGAAACGTCTTCCCGTGGATTTCATTGCTGCTGATTATGGTTTTAAATTCAGCAATTTACCCTTCACCTGACAGCAGCAGCATTTCAACAAAACAAAAGTTATTAAACTTAGTCGAACAGGAAGAACCGAAACAGAAAACTACTGTGCAGGAAACTCCGGTTACTGTTGAAAACTCAGCTGTTAATAATTCAAAAAATACTGCTACTGTTGAAACTGTCACAACCAAAACCTCTTCAACACCAACGGAAATAAAAAGCATAAATAATAATCAAAACGTAAAACCGGATGTAACGAATACTCTGTCAACTAGTGAAAGCGGATTTTTTGAATCCAATTGGTTGATCCTTGCCGTAGTTATAGTACTGTTCGTAATTATCTATTTAAAGAGAGATGATGTTATGAAAACAAAATTCAAATCTTTTAAAAACTGGAATATCGCCGCAAAAATTATAGCTGTTGCGGTTGTTGCAATATCACTCGTTGCATCAATGGTAATTATATTTTTACTCCCCGCCTTTTCCGAACAAAAGTATAATGACAAAATAGATGCGACTAAAAAAATTGTTGAGTCTGCTTACTCTATAATGGTTGACTATGATTCAAAAGTATCAACCGGTGAACTGACAAGAGATGAAGCTCAGTCACAGGCAATGTCCAGGATAAAATCGATGCGGTATGGTAACAATGATTATTTCTGGATAAATGATCTTGGTCCGAAAATGATTATGCATCCGTTCAAACCTGAACTTGACGGAAAAGATTTAAGCGGCAATAAAGATCCAAACGGCAAACATCTCTTCGTTGAATTTGTAAAAGTATGCCAGGCAGATGGTGAAGGCGCTGTTGATTATATGTGGCCCAAACCGGGAGTTACACAACCAGTTCCAAAAATTTCTTATGTAAAACTTTACAAACCTTGGGGATGGATAGTAGGAAGCGGTATTTATATAGAAGATGTTGAAGCGGCAATTGCCGATGTTGAAAGCACAGTTAAAACAGGTTTAATCCTGTCACTGGTTTTATCAGTTTTAATTGCATTTATAATGGGAGGATTAATCGCCCGACCACTTAAAAAAATTGTGAAAGATGCTGATCAGATAGCTGAAGGAAATTTTGATGTTCATATAAATACTTTTAACTCATTAGATGAAATCGGAAAACTCTCTCATTCATTAAAGAAAATGACAGATAAAGTTCTTGACAAGGCTTTCTGGTATGAACAGATACTTGACGCAATCCCCTTCCCTGTTTCTGTAACCGATACACAAATGAACTGGACGTTTGTAAATAAATCGACAGAAAATATTTTAAATAAAAGGCGACAGGAAATTGTCGGACAAAATTGTTCAAACTGGGGTGCGGATATTTGCAACACGGATAAATGCGGAATTGAATGTCTGAAAAAAGGCAAGAAGACCACATACTTCCAGAATTCATCACTTAATCTTGAATTTAAAGTTGATACAGCTTTCCTGAAAAATTCTAAAGGTGAAAACATAGGGCATATAGAAGTTGTGCAGGATATATCAGCAGTAAAGGAACAGGAAAAATATCTTGCTGAAAGTACAAACAGAATGCTCAATGCTATGGACAGGTTTGCTAATGGTGATCTTAGTGTGAGACTTGAAATTAAAAATGAAGATGAAATCGGAAAAGTATTTAAAGGATTTAATTCACTTGTAGAAAACGTCGGGGCAATTATTGAACAAGTTACTCAGGCAGTACAAGCCACAGCAAGTGCGTCAACACAAATTTCTTCTTCTACCGAAGAGATGGCTGCAGGTGCTCAGGAACAATCTGCACAGGCTGGTGAGGTTGCTTCTGCTGTTGAGCAAATGACTAAGACTATTCTTGAAACTACTAAGAATGCTTCTTCTGCTTCTGAAGCAAGCAAGAATGCTGGTCTAATTGCTAAAGAAGGCGGCAGTGTTGTTAATCAAACTATTCAGGGTATTAACCGTATCGCTGAAGTAGTAAAACAATCCGCCGATACTGTTCAACAGCTTGGTAAGAGCAGTGACCAAATAGGTGAGATCATTCAGGTTATTGATGACATTGCTGATCAAACAAACCTTCTTGCACTTAACGCTGCTATTGAAGCTGCTCGTGCGGGTGAACAAGGAAGAGGTTTTGCTGTTGTGGCTGATGAAGTAAGGAAACTTGCTGAACGTACTACTAAGGCAACCAAAGAAATCGCACTGATGATAAAACAGATACAGAAAGATACATCAGGTGCAGTTGAATCTATGAATCAGGGTACACTCGAAGTTGAAAAAGGAAAAGAACTTGCTAACAAGGCTGGTGATTCGTTAAAGCAGATAATCACAGGTGCTGAAAGTGTTGTTGATATTGTATCACAGGTTGCTGCAGCAAGTGAAGAACAGTCAAGTGCTGCCGAACAGATAAGTAAGAACATTGAATCAATCAGTGCTGTTACACAGGAAAGCGCACAGGGTGTTCAGCAGATTGCAAGAGCCGCTGAGGACCTGAACAGGTTAACTAACAATCTTGAAGAACTTGTTGCTAAGTTTAAGATACAAGAAAATAATCAACAGAATAAATTTTCAGTTAAAGGAAATGGTAGACTGATCTATTCATAA
- a CDS encoding PAS domain S-box protein produces the protein MNSVFDAGNTAEDVHLNNNKAEFGEMPLFRYHPSPMLIIDINSFNVIDSNLAATTLYGFTSLEFKNLNIFSLLPDPGEFIRTRSDYTNSQLLDEFELAVDHISKTGYKLSVITHSVAVSNENNNHRCIIINDTTDYFELKKAFSFRNILEENIQSISTKFIGIESQYLDKEIEGALKIIGELMEADRSYLFLLSGDEKFFTNTHEWCSEGISPQIQILQNLPIDDFKWFFDSVRTNEYLYIPESGSIPSDAENVREILKAQEIKSLFAVPLVLDKKFIGFCGFDFVRQNKFWDKSLIKMLRSIGLIISNALERKQRNEKNTVLNQALRESESKFRNVIDQSADGVFITDEEGTIIEWNKKLVEMTELDKSSVISKKLWDIHFQFAPYTRTADGEKLRLSLAKELLSGSTIMNEKFVEEQYQLSSGKIIDIEWMLFPIKTSKGFIIAGIVHDLTDKKRNAEQLKIFSRAIETTTSAVVLSDLNGNIVYVNKALIDLGRFVLAEEVIGRQLTEFTDQNGQILLKQEIIPTLLEGKSWKGELTAIANDGTLIFTDMQCSLINDDDNRPLYLLAVLLDITARKQMEEALIQNEQKYRSVVESVKEVIFQTDAQGLWTYLNPAWEEITGFKVDESIGELFLNYVHPDDRQRNAEYFAPLIQRKKPYCRHIVRYLTKSGSFRHIEVFARLTLNKDDEIIGTSGTLNDVTDRLKSEEDIMSNLAREKELGELKSRFVSMVSHEFRTPLTSILASTELLLRYHTKWNDAKKLETTERVFRSAEYMNELVNDVLTLNRVESGKLSYNPAPMDMVQFCKNAIDELRVLALPSHKISFINEPEKINGTYDEKLLKHVLHNLISNAFKYSPSGGDVVISLLKKHDKIFMSVRDEGIGISKEDQQRLFEPFFRGKNIGNISGTGLGLSILKKSIEMHNGSIEFKSEVNKGTEFTIILPVTD, from the coding sequence TTGAATTCTGTATTTGATGCGGGTAATACTGCAGAGGATGTTCACTTAAATAACAATAAGGCGGAGTTCGGCGAAATGCCGTTATTCCGCTATCATCCTTCGCCAATGCTGATCATTGATATCAATTCATTTAATGTGATTGATTCCAACCTTGCCGCAACAACCCTTTATGGGTTTACATCCTTAGAATTTAAAAACCTGAATATTTTCAGTCTTCTTCCTGACCCCGGAGAATTTATAAGGACGCGTTCAGATTATACCAACAGTCAGCTTCTTGATGAGTTCGAACTTGCGGTAGATCATATTTCAAAGACGGGATATAAACTTTCTGTTATCACTCATTCCGTCGCGGTATCAAATGAAAATAATAACCATCGCTGTATAATAATAAATGATACAACGGACTACTTTGAATTAAAGAAAGCCTTTTCCTTCAGAAATATACTTGAAGAAAATATTCAATCAATATCAACAAAGTTTATTGGTATTGAATCACAGTATCTTGATAAAGAAATAGAAGGTGCCCTTAAAATTATCGGCGAACTAATGGAAGCGGATAGAAGTTACCTGTTCCTGTTAAGCGGAGATGAAAAATTTTTTACCAATACTCACGAATGGTGCTCTGAAGGAATTTCGCCTCAGATTCAGATACTTCAAAATCTGCCCATCGATGATTTTAAATGGTTCTTCGACAGTGTGCGGACAAACGAATACCTGTATATACCCGAATCAGGCAGTATCCCTTCCGATGCGGAAAATGTCCGTGAAATTTTAAAAGCACAGGAGATCAAAAGTCTGTTTGCGGTTCCATTGGTACTGGATAAAAAATTTATTGGCTTCTGTGGTTTTGATTTTGTCAGGCAAAATAAATTCTGGGATAAATCACTTATAAAAATGCTTCGGTCAATAGGATTAATAATTTCAAATGCGCTGGAACGAAAACAACGAAATGAAAAAAATACAGTTCTCAACCAGGCACTCAGGGAAAGCGAGAGCAAATTCAGAAATGTAATAGATCAGTCCGCTGACGGCGTTTTTATTACTGATGAAGAAGGAACCATAATTGAATGGAATAAAAAACTAGTTGAAATGACTGAACTTGACAAGAGTTCTGTTATATCAAAAAAGTTATGGGATATTCATTTTCAGTTTGCCCCATACACAAGAACAGCAGATGGTGAAAAGCTGCGACTTTCACTTGCCAAAGAATTGCTTTCAGGTTCAACAATAATGAATGAAAAATTTGTTGAAGAGCAGTACCAGCTTTCCTCCGGAAAAATAATTGATATTGAATGGATGCTGTTCCCGATAAAAACATCTAAAGGTTTTATTATTGCAGGCATCGTCCATGATCTGACTGATAAAAAAAGAAATGCTGAACAGTTAAAAATTTTCAGCAGGGCTATCGAAACAACAACATCTGCTGTTGTACTTTCAGATTTAAACGGAAATATTGTTTACGTAAATAAAGCGCTTATCGATCTTGGCAGATTTGTTCTTGCAGAAGAAGTCATAGGCAGACAACTCACTGAGTTTACGGATCAAAACGGACAAATATTATTGAAACAGGAAATTATCCCGACATTGCTCGAAGGGAAATCATGGAAAGGCGAACTTACAGCAATTGCCAATGACGGCACGCTGATATTTACTGACATGCAATGTTCATTAATTAATGATGATGATAACAGACCTCTTTACCTGCTGGCAGTGTTGCTGGATATAACAGCCAGAAAACAAATGGAAGAAGCTTTAATCCAGAATGAACAAAAGTACCGTTCAGTTGTTGAAAGTGTTAAAGAGGTAATTTTCCAGACCGATGCACAGGGACTATGGACGTATCTTAATCCTGCGTGGGAGGAGATTACCGGATTTAAAGTAGATGAAAGTATTGGTGAACTGTTTTTAAACTATGTTCATCCTGATGACAGGCAAAGAAACGCGGAATACTTTGCTCCATTGATTCAACGCAAAAAACCCTATTGCAGACATATAGTTCGTTACCTCACAAAATCCGGAAGCTTCAGGCATATAGAAGTTTTTGCGAGATTAACACTGAACAAAGATGATGAAATTATTGGCACATCAGGAACATTGAACGATGTTACTGACAGGCTAAAATCAGAAGAAGATATAATGTCGAACCTTGCAAGAGAAAAAGAGTTAGGTGAATTAAAATCCAGATTTGTGTCAATGGTATCACACGAGTTCAGAACACCGCTTACATCCATACTTGCCTCCACTGAACTGCTGCTGCGTTATCACACAAAATGGAATGACGCAAAAAAACTTGAAACAACAGAAAGAGTCTTTCGTTCTGCAGAATACATGAACGAACTTGTAAATGATGTTCTTACGCTTAACAGAGTTGAATCCGGAAAACTATCATATAATCCCGCACCAATGGATATGGTTCAATTCTGTAAAAATGCAATTGATGAACTGAGAGTGCTTGCACTGCCATCTCACAAAATCTCTTTTATAAATGAGCCTGAAAAAATAAACGGCACTTACGATGAAAAACTATTAAAACATGTTCTGCACAACCTGATATCAAACGCATTTAAGTATTCCCCTTCTGGTGGTGATGTTGTTATATCATTATTAAAAAAACATGATAAAATATTTATGTCTGTCAGGGATGAAGGAATTGGAATTTCTAAGGAAGATCAGCAAAGATTGTTTGAACCTTTCTTCCGCGGAAAAAATATAGGCAATATTTCCGGAACCGGATTAGGTCTTTCCATTCTTAAAAAATCGATTGAAATGCACAATGGAAGCATAGAATTTAAATCAGAAGTAAACAAAGGAACCGAATTCACGATAATATTACCAGTGACTGATTAG
- a CDS encoding response regulator, translating to MNVKKILVIEDDVSIQSTIFEFLQTEGYEVYLAMNGKQGIQIAQSVTPDIIICDIMMPEMDGYEVLNNLSSSNITAPIPFIFLSARSEKPEVRHGMDMGADDYLTKPFKLDDLLHAVQSRLKKSEMMKKNCPQQTEDNNTAKNKLGIDDHVMLSINDQPLFFPLAEIECITAEAEYTYVHSVSGQKMLVRKLLKEWESILPGNFFIRIHRSTIINIKSVNKIDKWFNHSLAVSLKHNNEKFVISRRYYSKLKNKMDF from the coding sequence ATGAATGTAAAAAAAATTCTTGTAATTGAAGATGATGTAAGTATTCAAAGCACAATTTTTGAATTTCTTCAGACGGAAGGTTATGAAGTTTACCTCGCAATGAACGGCAAACAGGGTATTCAGATAGCTCAATCCGTTACACCCGATATTATAATCTGTGATATTATGATGCCTGAGATGGATGGTTATGAAGTGCTTAACAATCTTTCATCATCAAACATCACCGCACCGATTCCTTTTATTTTTTTATCTGCAAGATCAGAAAAACCTGAAGTCCGTCACGGTATGGATATGGGTGCGGATGACTATCTTACAAAGCCATTCAAACTGGATGATCTGCTGCATGCTGTTCAGTCAAGATTAAAAAAAAGTGAGATGATGAAAAAAAATTGTCCGCAGCAGACCGAAGATAATAATACAGCGAAAAACAAACTTGGTATTGATGATCACGTTATGTTAAGCATAAACGACCAGCCTTTATTTTTTCCGCTTGCAGAAATTGAATGCATTACCGCCGAAGCCGAATACACTTACGTGCACAGTGTTTCGGGACAAAAAATGCTTGTACGGAAACTTCTAAAAGAATGGGAAAGCATCCTGCCTGGAAATTTTTTTATAAGAATTCACCGGTCAACTATTATCAATATAAAGTCTGTGAATAAGATCGATAAATGGTTTAATCATTCACTTGCTGTTTCACTAAAACACAATAATGAAAAATTTGTCATCAGTCGCCGCTACTACTCAAAACTAAAGAACAAAATGGATTTTTGA
- a CDS encoding response regulator, which translates to MKTKILLIEDDENVRKGIHDLLREEGFEVVSANNGKDGIIRAKHFLPDLILSDIMMPLANGYQVLEELQKDQVTATIPFIFLTAKTEIDELRHGMSLGADDYIFKPYKADDLISAINTRLSKTTKVEACRQEMSDNILKSLPHELRTPLVSILGFSQLIKESCTAMTFEEISDMGGKINEAGNQLLSIVQKYLNICQIDLTMKDRKELSKIKNKNTRETEATIKSIVQAAASKFGRDADVEFNLTEHDLRIAEDYFGIMIEEIINNACKFSKAGTKININSFIKNNSYYLSIKDHGIGFTKEQLSRIGLLRQFDREKNFQSGLGMGLALVKKIAEMHECRIEISSEAGEYTSVELEIPILPVS; encoded by the coding sequence ATGAAAACAAAAATACTTTTAATTGAAGATGACGAGAACGTAAGAAAAGGTATACACGATTTACTAAGAGAAGAAGGTTTTGAAGTAGTAAGCGCTAACAATGGTAAAGACGGAATAATAAGAGCAAAACATTTTTTGCCTGATCTTATTTTATCGGATATAATGATGCCGCTTGCAAACGGTTACCAGGTTCTTGAAGAACTTCAGAAGGATCAGGTAACGGCAACAATTCCTTTCATCTTCCTTACTGCTAAAACTGAGATTGATGAATTGCGTCATGGAATGTCACTTGGTGCAGATGATTATATATTTAAACCATATAAAGCCGACGATCTGATTTCAGCTATAAACACCAGGTTGAGCAAAACAACAAAGGTTGAAGCATGCCGACAGGAGATGAGCGATAATATTCTGAAGTCGCTTCCTCATGAATTAAGAACTCCCCTTGTATCAATACTTGGGTTTTCCCAATTGATAAAAGAAAGCTGCACTGCCATGACATTCGAAGAAATCTCCGATATGGGTGGAAAAATTAATGAGGCAGGCAACCAGCTTCTCAGCATAGTTCAGAAGTATCTGAATATCTGCCAGATAGATTTGACAATGAAGGACAGGAAAGAATTATCAAAGATAAAAAACAAAAACACGAGAGAAACTGAAGCGACTATCAAATCTATTGTTCAGGCAGCGGCTTCAAAATTTGGAAGAGACGCTGATGTTGAGTTTAACCTTACTGAGCATGATCTGAGAATTGCTGAAGATTATTTCGGAATTATGATTGAAGAAATAATTAATAACGCCTGCAAATTTTCAAAGGCGGGCACAAAGATCAATATAAACTCATTCATTAAAAATAACAGCTATTACCTCTCAATTAAGGATCACGGAATTGGTTTTACCAAAGAACAACTTTCCAGGATAGGATTGTTAAGACAGTTTGACCGTGAGAAAAATTTTCAATCCGGTTTAGGTATGGGACTCGCACTCGTTAAAAAGATTGCTGAGATGCATGAATGCAGAATTGAGATCAGCAGTGAAGCTGGTGAATACACAAGCGTGGAATTAGAGATACCAATTCTTCCAGTTAGTTGA
- a CDS encoding transporter — MKHSYFILLFSSLLLFMQSDLYSQINGISGSKLCIPHASTLEKGSFEFEQSISVFNASHVFNSEGDINPIAGTTTQSDMAFRITLGVSDYFELGTAFLSGMDEIFVGTKFRIFNQDYLGIALLTGMSIPAGNHDAAEQKAYGSYSYSIGTALTKDFTKKFSSDLCFAYTKFSSSGEFSYAFNYGISFGYYLLDNFQFATEFIGINSFSEEINSGKLSIAPGFTYDFSNNLGLAAGIQKDIFGKNELDGLGFFSVFTMNF, encoded by the coding sequence ATGAAACACAGTTACTTTATTCTCCTCTTTTCAAGCTTGCTATTGTTTATGCAATCGGATTTATATTCACAAATTAATGGTATCTCCGGTTCAAAACTTTGTATACCTCACGCATCAACACTTGAAAAAGGAAGTTTCGAATTTGAACAATCCATTTCAGTATTCAATGCCAGCCATGTTTTTAACTCGGAAGGTGATATAAATCCGATAGCCGGTACAACAACACAAAGTGATATGGCATTCAGAATTACTCTGGGTGTGTCGGACTATTTTGAACTCGGCACCGCGTTCCTTTCAGGTATGGACGAAATATTTGTCGGGACAAAATTCAGAATATTCAACCAGGATTATCTGGGGATTGCCCTTCTTACCGGTATGTCAATACCTGCGGGGAATCACGATGCAGCAGAGCAGAAGGCTTACGGATCATATTCATATTCAATCGGAACAGCACTCACTAAAGACTTCACAAAAAAATTTTCTTCAGATTTATGTTTTGCATATACAAAATTCAGCAGCAGCGGTGAGTTTAGTTATGCCTTTAATTATGGAATCAGTTTTGGTTACTATCTTCTGGATAATTTCCAGTTCGCAACTGAGTTTATCGGTATAAACTCATTCAGCGAAGAAATTAATTCAGGGAAGCTGTCTATTGCGCCCGGCTTTACATATGATTTTTCTAACAACCTCGGGTTAGCTGCCGGAATACAAAAAGATATTTTCGGTAAGAATGAACTGGACGGTCTTGGTTTCTTTTCAGTATTCACAATGAACTTTTAA
- a CDS encoding methyl-accepting chemotaxis protein, whose amino-acid sequence MKNSIRKKLFWYFGILVTITFLYSIQNYSLQGEYLSDVEQYEALNTQRTLSAKTKLNIVSIWQFITDASLTGEKNVLTVEAAACSLEAIKAIDEWKTLDQSISTELDNLKFSITNYLSIGEKMFDAYQLSDEAGNEQMQVFDVESEKLLRSISTLDQTLNDKCATSVDEMMSMTESAKVTTIILGIIILMAGVVIAVYAAGKLTKPIKRLTENADHISKGNMNLDIKISSDDEIGQLEKSFGVMVQNIKEQSEAVNNISNGNMDISITPKSEDDVLSIGLINVIQILKNLVQDLKSLTTSALNGQLQVRADESKYKGGYAEIISGFNKTLDAVVIPIKDGTSALEKMSKGDLTVRINAEYKGDHQKIKNSINLLGESLSSAISEVNAAVQATASASTQISSSTEEMAAGAQEQSAQAGEVASAVEQMTKTILETTKNASSASEASKNAGLIAKEGGSVVNQTIQGINRIAEVVKQSADTVQQLGKSSDQIGEIIQVIDDIADQTNLLALNAAIEAARAGEQGRGFAVVADEVRKLAERTTKATKEIALMIKQIQKDTSGAVESMNQGTLEVEKGKELANKAGDSLKQIITGAESVVDIVSQVAAASEEQSSAAEQISKNIESISAVTQESAQGVQQIARAAEDLNRLTNNLEELVARFKISSDQKSFKGTDKSHLSVRQNGKIIHNY is encoded by the coding sequence ATGAAAAACTCTATTAGAAAAAAATTGTTCTGGTATTTTGGAATCTTAGTGACAATAACTTTTTTGTATTCTATCCAAAATTATAGTCTTCAGGGAGAATACCTTTCAGACGTTGAACAATATGAAGCACTTAATACACAAAGAACACTTTCGGCAAAGACAAAATTAAACATTGTTAGTATCTGGCAGTTTATTACAGATGCGTCCCTTACCGGGGAAAAAAATGTTCTAACTGTGGAAGCCGCAGCTTGCAGCCTTGAGGCGATAAAAGCAATTGATGAGTGGAAGACTCTTGATCAGTCTATCAGCACTGAACTTGATAATTTGAAATTTTCGATAACGAACTACTTGTCTATCGGGGAAAAGATGTTTGATGCATATCAGCTAAGCGATGAAGCGGGAAATGAACAGATGCAAGTTTTTGATGTCGAATCGGAAAAATTATTACGGTCGATTTCAACTCTTGACCAGACACTAAATGATAAATGTGCTACCAGCGTGGATGAAATGATGAGCATGACTGAATCTGCCAAGGTTACTACAATTATTTTAGGTATAATTATTCTTATGGCTGGTGTTGTTATTGCAGTTTACGCTGCCGGAAAATTGACCAAACCAATAAAAAGACTAACTGAAAATGCTGATCATATTTCAAAGGGAAATATGAATCTTGATATTAAGATAAGTTCAGATGATGAAATCGGTCAACTAGAAAAATCATTTGGAGTAATGGTTCAAAACATTAAAGAACAATCGGAAGCTGTAAATAATATTTCAAACGGGAACATGGATATTTCCATTACACCTAAATCAGAAGATGATGTCTTATCAATTGGTTTGATTAACGTTATACAGATATTAAAAAATCTCGTACAGGATTTGAAATCACTTACAACATCAGCGTTAAACGGCCAATTACAGGTAAGAGCTGATGAATCAAAATACAAAGGTGGTTACGCTGAAATTATCTCCGGTTTTAATAAAACCCTTGATGCAGTTGTTATACCAATTAAGGACGGGACTTCTGCTCTTGAGAAAATGTCGAAGGGAGATTTAACAGTAAGAATTAATGCTGAATATAAAGGCGATCATCAGAAAATAAAAAATAGTATTAATCTTCTTGGGGAATCACTTTCATCTGCCATTTCTGAAGTAAATGCAGCAGTACAAGCCACAGCCAGCGCATCAACACAAATATCTTCTTCCACTGAAGAGATGGCTGCCGGTGCTCAGGAACAATCTGCACAGGCTGGTGAAGTTGCTTCTGCTGTTGAGCAAATGACTAAGACTATTCTTGAAACTACTAAGAATGCTTCTTCTGCTTCCGAAGCAAGTAAGAATGCAGGTCTCATCGCTAAAGAAGGCGGCAGTGTTGTTAATCAAACCATCCAGGGTATTAACCGTATTGCTGAAGTAGTAAAACAATCTGCAGATACTGTTCAACAGCTTGGTAAGAGCAGTGACCAGATAGGTGAGATCATTCAGGTTATTGATGACATTGCTGATCAAACTAACCTTCTTGCACTTAACGCTGCTATTGAAGCCGCCCGTGCCGGTGAGCAAGGAAGAGGTTTTGCTGTCGTGGCTGATGAAGTTAGGAAACTTGCTGAACGTACTACTAAGGCAACAAAAGAAATAGCACTGATGATAAAACAGATTCAGAAGGATACATCTGGAGCAGTTGAATCTATGAATCAGGGTACACTTGAAGTTGAGAAAGGTAAAGAACTTGCTAACAAAGCTGGTGATTCGTTAAAGCAGATAATCACCGGTGCTGAGAGTGTTGTTGATATTGTATCACAGGTTGCTGCTGCAAGTGAAGAGCAATCAAGTGCGGCTGAGCAGATAAGTAAGAACATAGAATCTATCAGTGCTGTTACACAGGAAAGCGCACAGGGTGTACAGCAGATTGCAAGAGCGGCTGAAGACCTGAACAGACTAACCAACAATCTTGAAGAACTTGTTGCAAGGTTTAAGATTTCAAGTGATCAGAAATCATTTAAAGGAACAGATAAAAGTCACCTTTCAGTAAGACAGAACGGAAAAATTATACACAATTATTGA